One region of Termitidicoccus mucosus genomic DNA includes:
- a CDS encoding MFS transporter — protein sequence MSHTDNPPPSPSVQAPRVSAEDKIPLLQKIMFSAGMNTEYVATGLMTSVLWMPYFNIGMGISPMLLGVVLMILRAWDAISDPIVGNISDNARTRWGRRRPFMVVGAVLTAVMYPLFWHMPGGLGALAQGAYLVGVGMLFFTSFTFWAMPYYGLQLELTPNYDERTRLASWMALFSKISSLAGGWVLALATSSLFTNPETGKGDILIGMRTISWVIAGAILVFGLLPPLFVKERYYNARAAKQPGQPIWQSVKDSARNRPLWLLIGISFLLVFGTMSVATLQQYLNIYYVFDGDLSAASVIAGWRMTAVIVTGVLSIPVGAWLSERFDKKAMVIAVLCTGIIGVQLNYIFMRPDMPYLQLIPAVLESGAYSGMWLFLPSMKADTADYDELHTSRRREGSINSFYSWFIKLSLTCAMGVGGFILHISGFDAKIGSQPPEVISRMFGLYLTLPVVIWGLAIVCAWKYPLNRKVMAEIRGTLESRRGKL from the coding sequence ATGTCACACACCGATAATCCCCCGCCTTCCCCATCCGTTCAAGCCCCGCGAGTTTCCGCTGAAGACAAGATTCCACTGCTCCAGAAAATCATGTTCAGCGCGGGCATGAATACGGAGTATGTGGCGACGGGATTAATGACCAGCGTGCTCTGGATGCCGTATTTTAACATCGGCATGGGCATCAGTCCGATGTTGCTCGGAGTGGTGCTAATGATTTTGCGCGCTTGGGATGCCATCAGTGATCCGATTGTGGGCAATATCTCCGACAACGCGCGCACGCGCTGGGGACGGAGACGCCCGTTCATGGTCGTCGGAGCGGTTCTCACGGCGGTCATGTATCCATTGTTCTGGCACATGCCCGGCGGCCTCGGAGCGCTTGCCCAGGGAGCTTATCTTGTTGGGGTCGGCATGCTCTTCTTCACCAGTTTCACCTTCTGGGCGATGCCCTATTACGGACTCCAGCTCGAATTGACCCCGAATTACGACGAGCGGACGCGGCTCGCCAGCTGGATGGCCCTTTTCAGCAAGATTTCCTCGCTCGCCGGCGGCTGGGTGCTGGCTCTCGCGACCAGTTCGCTGTTCACAAATCCAGAGACGGGGAAAGGCGACATCCTAATAGGAATGAGAACCATTAGCTGGGTTATTGCCGGCGCGATCCTCGTCTTCGGCTTGCTGCCGCCGCTGTTTGTCAAGGAGCGCTACTATAATGCCAGGGCGGCCAAGCAACCCGGCCAGCCTATTTGGCAGAGCGTGAAGGACTCCGCCCGCAACAGGCCGTTGTGGTTGTTGATCGGCATCTCGTTCCTGCTCGTCTTTGGCACGATGTCCGTCGCCACCTTGCAGCAGTATTTGAATATCTACTATGTGTTTGATGGGGATTTGTCGGCCGCCTCGGTGATCGCCGGGTGGCGCATGACGGCCGTGATTGTCACCGGCGTCCTTTCCATCCCCGTTGGCGCGTGGCTCTCGGAGCGCTTCGACAAGAAAGCCATGGTCATCGCCGTGCTGTGCACCGGCATCATTGGCGTGCAATTGAATTATATCTTCATGCGGCCGGACATGCCTTACCTCCAACTCATTCCCGCTGTCCTTGAGTCCGGGGCGTATTCAGGAATGTGGCTGTTCCTCCCCTCGATGAAGGCGGACACTGCGGATTACGACGAATTGCATACTTCGCGGCGGCGCGAAGGTTCGATAAATTCCTTCTATTCATGGTTTATCAAACTCTCGCTGACGTGCGCGATGGGGGTGGGCGGCTTTATCCTGCATATTTCCGGGTTTGATGCCAAGATTGGCTCCCAGCCGCCGGAAGTCATCAGCCGCATGTTCGGGTTGTATCTCACGCTGCCGGTCGTGATTTGGGGACTGGCGATTGTATGCGCATGGAAATATCCGCTGAACCGGAAGGTGATGGCTGAAATTCGGGGCACGCTGGAGTCTCGCCGGGGCAAACTGTAG
- a CDS encoding TonB-dependent siderophore receptor has translation MNTPASSSRAKSLRLLAGIATAFCAGATMTAQQTKLTSDEQSEIVLLSPFEVSASSDVGYVAASSLAGGRTDTPLKDTPSSISVFTREFLNDLAMTGMRDMAEWTVNATPKYDTSNTFTNQAYELNIRGLGSSFPSRNYFVWYVNSDSFSTERLEFARGPNGVLFGDGGVGGLVTTYSKRPILQKDRTVIGLRADTDGGYRATLDWNLPVGKKAALRLNLLEEEGEHWVDRLKWPRRGAQLSGALRLTRNTTLRTEGEWGRYKRNNVAMTYSEQLSYWTDPSLIYDGTSTLPTGALVGVANMGANTYVPALPELGIANWGARYRTMGSDYSILPDSPRTDIPNSPVLPSREFNIGSPASMNQYTYWTTTLYLDHKFGENLYVQLAYNHLDNESEDFGGRTLFNQIFLDLNRVLPNGENNPKFLTPYSEIIPWNNTQGNSVNDIRLLATYKIEASWIRQRFSLIAGSRADQYDSLNKHPYISDDPRDRSRQLRVRLYADEPGYYSTADLPDEVNYFESGGYKERKTLEYAQLASTSQFFNDRLTLHLGMRRDHLDRWAQSVSGVDADGNIRWGASILTPSPTGDKAIWTHNAKDETDVWVTSYNAGAVWFVLPWLGVYANYSETFAPPTSGANRLDGRPPGFSRSEGNDYGIKIHLPNGKLSASINYYDTTEKNKEGGNNTAITQIRSLWINSDRSDLSGMEYRDSQDVNGKGWEFEVTANPTRNLRLTFNAALPETESVNLQQGLRWYYYENLPIWQSYEQQYRAGGQTGKADEMKQNMETIASTLSSLTPGVPLNHTPDYTANFYGTYTFYNGPLKNFAFGLGANIRGKAKIGSDLDNAYDYYYSDSYYLLSGHIAWQKKVGKATLRFQLNVSNILDNDDIIFMTYKDYTPRGGSALVRLPFQYRYLDPRRFIFSTTISF, from the coding sequence ATGAACACCCCCGCTTCGTCCTCCCGCGCAAAATCGCTGCGCCTGCTTGCCGGAATCGCCACCGCGTTCTGCGCAGGCGCAACCATGACAGCCCAGCAAACCAAACTCACTTCCGATGAGCAGTCCGAGATTGTTCTGCTCTCGCCGTTTGAAGTCAGTGCCTCGTCCGATGTCGGTTATGTCGCCGCGAGTTCGCTTGCCGGCGGTCGCACCGACACCCCCTTGAAGGACACACCGTCGTCCATCTCCGTTTTTACACGCGAGTTTCTCAATGACCTCGCCATGACCGGAATGCGTGACATGGCGGAGTGGACGGTCAACGCCACGCCGAAATATGACACCAGCAATACCTTCACCAACCAGGCTTATGAGCTCAACATCCGCGGACTCGGCAGCAGTTTCCCCAGTCGGAACTATTTCGTTTGGTATGTGAACAGCGACAGTTTTTCCACCGAGCGCCTCGAATTCGCCCGTGGGCCCAATGGCGTGCTCTTTGGCGATGGAGGCGTGGGTGGATTGGTGACGACTTATTCGAAACGGCCGATTCTCCAAAAAGACCGTACGGTGATTGGGCTGCGCGCCGACACCGATGGCGGATATCGCGCGACTCTGGACTGGAACCTTCCCGTCGGAAAAAAGGCTGCCCTGCGCCTGAATCTTCTGGAGGAGGAGGGCGAGCATTGGGTGGATCGTCTTAAATGGCCAAGAAGGGGCGCCCAACTCAGCGGCGCCCTGCGCCTGACGAGGAACACCACCTTGCGGACCGAGGGCGAATGGGGCCGCTACAAACGCAACAATGTCGCCATGACTTATTCCGAGCAGCTATCTTACTGGACCGATCCCAGCTTGATCTATGATGGCACCTCGACGTTGCCGACCGGCGCGCTGGTGGGTGTGGCGAATATGGGTGCCAACACCTATGTTCCCGCCCTGCCTGAACTCGGCATTGCCAACTGGGGCGCGCGTTATCGTACCATGGGCTCGGATTATTCCATCTTACCGGACAGCCCTCGCACCGACATCCCCAACTCGCCTGTGCTTCCCTCGCGCGAGTTCAATATCGGCTCCCCCGCGTCGATGAACCAATATACTTACTGGACCACCACCCTTTACCTGGATCACAAGTTTGGTGAAAACCTCTATGTTCAGCTCGCCTACAATCATCTGGACAACGAGTCGGAGGATTTTGGCGGCAGAACGCTTTTTAACCAAATATTTCTGGACCTTAACCGAGTACTCCCCAATGGGGAGAATAACCCTAAATTCCTTACCCCTTATAGTGAGATCATTCCTTGGAACAATACGCAGGGAAACTCAGTGAACGACATTCGCCTGCTGGCCACCTATAAAATCGAGGCGTCATGGATAAGACAACGGTTCAGCCTGATTGCCGGCTCTCGCGCGGACCAATATGACTCCTTGAACAAACATCCGTATATATCGGACGATCCGCGCGACCGCAGCCGTCAGTTGCGCGTGCGCCTTTATGCGGATGAGCCCGGCTATTACAGCACCGCCGACCTGCCGGACGAAGTGAACTATTTCGAGAGCGGCGGTTACAAGGAAAGGAAAACCCTGGAATATGCCCAGTTGGCATCCACCAGCCAGTTTTTCAATGACCGGCTCACACTGCATCTGGGCATGCGTCGCGATCATTTGGATCGCTGGGCTCAAAGTGTAAGCGGAGTGGATGCGGATGGCAATATTCGCTGGGGCGCCTCCATCCTCACCCCCTCGCCCACGGGCGACAAGGCCATATGGACGCATAACGCCAAGGACGAAACCGATGTATGGGTCACCAGCTATAATGCCGGTGCCGTTTGGTTTGTCCTTCCTTGGCTGGGCGTGTATGCTAATTACTCCGAAACCTTCGCTCCGCCGACCTCGGGTGCAAATCGGCTGGATGGAAGGCCCCCCGGCTTCTCACGCAGCGAGGGTAACGACTATGGCATCAAGATTCATCTGCCCAACGGGAAACTTTCGGCGTCCATTAACTATTACGACACCACGGAAAAAAACAAAGAGGGAGGGAACAATACCGCCATTACCCAGATTCGCTCATTGTGGATAAACAGTGATCGCAGCGATCTGAGCGGAATGGAGTATCGGGACTCGCAGGATGTGAACGGCAAGGGTTGGGAATTTGAAGTTACGGCCAATCCGACAAGAAACCTGCGGCTCACCTTTAATGCGGCGCTGCCGGAAACGGAATCCGTGAATCTCCAGCAGGGGCTGCGCTGGTATTATTACGAGAATCTCCCGATCTGGCAGTCGTATGAGCAACAATATCGTGCCGGTGGGCAGACCGGCAAAGCCGATGAAATGAAGCAGAATATGGAAACCATCGCGAGCACACTCAGTTCGCTCACGCCTGGTGTCCCCCTCAACCACACGCCCGACTATACCGCCAACTTCTATGGCACTTATACCTTCTATAACGGCCCGCTCAAAAACTTTGCCTTCGGCTTGGGGGCAAATATTCGGGGCAAGGCAAAAATCGGAAGCGATCTGGACAACGCCTACGATTATTATTACTCCGATTCCTATTATCTGCTCAGTGGTCACATCGCCTGGCAGAAAAAGGTCGGCAAGGCGACACTTCGTTTCCAGCTCAATGTCTCCAACATTCTGGACAATGACGACATCATCTTCATGACCTACAAGGACTACACGCCTCGGGGAGGCAGCGCCCTCGTGCGCCTGCCGTTCCAGTATCGTTACCTCGACCCGCGTCGGTTCATCTTCTCGACGACGATCAGTTTCTAA